TTAATACCGGTTAAAAACCTCCATTAATCCCGGTTATAGCAACCGTGATCAGTAAATCGAGAACTCATCTTTAATACCGGTTGAAAACCTCATTAATCTCAGTTATAGCAACCGTGATCAGCAAATCGAGACTAAAGATATCGATATTTAGTACCGGTTGAAAGACCCGGTAGTAAAGATGTATaccaagttaaaaaaaatatgtggatgTAGGATTCGAACTAAAGATCTATCACTTTGGCCCTCACACACGTTATCATCCCACCTACTCTAAACATATTAGTTGAAtagagaagttttctttttaaACTAACTCTGGAggcatctttagttccggttgataACACCGAGCGAttctaaaaatatctttagtctcggttgatgttgccaaccggtactaaaaacACATAAGTACCAGTTGGTATCATCAATCAGGACTGAAGATCCACTAACATTAGTTTCTGTTGGTGCTACCACCggtaaaaaaaatgtgtttttAATAGCGGTTGATATcaacaaccgagactaaagatgtttCTAGGGATTAGGGCTTTTAGAACCGGTACTAAAAATACATAAGTACCAGTCCTTAATCCATCCGAGATATTTGTGTGTTTAGGCATTGGATAAAAATTTAATTCTCTAGTAATGCTAGTAATAGAATATATGAATCAATGAATTAAATCACTTCTACTGATGATAATAAGTAGTGGTAAAATCCTACTGGTAGAGACAGCTGTAAAATATTTGCATCTCTGTGGAACACACGAACAGTCTCTTGTGAAAGAAAATGTTACATACCCTGTAATTTTTGGGCAtgtttcaaccttaccaaatttgggtaaagttgttaaaaaagtggctacatttagtttgctgtcaatttttgataactatataagaaatcctgctaaaattttggtaactaatTTTGGCAatagttttttttggcatcaaagtgaacatacCCTTTGTCATCATAAGCACTAAATTCGACACCCTGAGAACGAGCGAGATAGAACAAGGTCAGAAAGAAGGCTAAAAATGTGATGTGATAGCAATATCTTCCAACGGCCGGAATGCTCTTTTTTGTAATAAAGACACAATTAAAACACAACTACAAGCAAACCGCCAGAGACTTCCCGGCTTGGCTCCAATAACATGGTGAGCTAGAAGCCCAGAAGCACGGTAAAAGCACGTCAGCACCAAACGAGTCCAAGACAGTCGATCACCTTTGTTACAAGTGTTAGAGCAAACAGAAGCAACAAATTGTTCAACGGAGatattccctccgttccaaaatatagccaatctaatataAGATaagacatatcctagtactattTATCTAAACAATAGAACTGTCTTAAATTTATAGTACTCTCCTTAAATAGAGCTCAATCCAGGCATCCATAGCTTGCAATGTAATTGCTCGTTCAGGTAGACCGCATCAGTTTCAACAATTACTCTTGCGCCGCTATCTCCTAGCTTCTCAACCCCCAACCCCTGGCCCCCGCGGCATCCACCTTTGCCAAAACCTATAAAAATTAATGTCTCATTCAAAGGAAGTTCATAGAAATTTTATTGGATTTtagaatttttcctatatagccctttaaATGTaagttttggagaaaatttaacatgaggtaggATTCAAAGGGCTACGTAGGAttcaagttttggaggaaatttaccATTTGAGTCGCAGGATTGAAAAAATGGATGacacataggattctgacagggatacaagtgtaaaacagaggattacaaaacacaagaaaaacacaggaattgccgtttgattggaccacaagaaaaacacaggaatcagatgagaaaGATATACtcaaagaaaattttccaagagattGAAGCTCTTGAAttgctaagtttcctccaaaaaatatatgcaatgagtcattccataggaattttataggatttggaaaccttcaatcctttgaattaAATGGtcacatatgaaaaaaaatcctataaaatttctaCAAAAAATCCTTTGGTTAAAAAGGCCCTTATCTTTTGACCTTCAGCTGGTGACCTTCAGCTGTAAAGAGAAAAAGGGCTGAGATGGTAAACCACAACGAACCTGCATGCTGCTTTGCTGCACCACCCATCATCCTACTTTTATGTTGTTTTGAACACCTTCTGATTCTGGTGGATGTGGAATTGTGGATGGACAGGTCGGAGTCGGACTACCATTGTACCGTTACTTTTCTCTATCTATTCTCATGACTTACGAATGCTGAACTCGCACTAGTAATCGCCAAGGTTGAGTTTGAAGGAGCATTTTGGCTTAAATTTTTCCGCTAATCATGCGCACGCTTTCCAAAGTGCTAATGTgtatttcattaaaaaaaaattcataactaggCATGATCTAATGACGAACCACTAAGTTGCTTAAGCCCAAACTTAGCATAGAATGCTAATTATTATCCGCAGTTACTACTCTGCTATCTTCAGCGGTAGTGATACAACAATTTGGCTTGGCGTAGCATATACTGGCAAGCAGCAATTCACTGTACAACCGCTGTTGTTGTGGGAAGAAAATCGTCATAATTTCATCCATGCCAGTTATATTTTACCCGTCAGTAAACTGATGATGAGTAATCCTGAGGATATCAATGATGTCATGATAACCACAAGGAAAGATTTCCTTGGTCATTCATCCCCAACCTCGAACAGATCAGATACTATTTCTAAAATCAACTCAGACAAAGGGAAACGGCACATGCTACATAGAAGGGAAGGGACCATAACCAGCAATAGGCATAGCTGCACAATGTCGAAGTCTGGAAACTTACTAACACCACACCACATACTAAACAGCAGTCCATTAAACCTAACTTAAAAGCTAAAAGGGTTTGGTTAAAGGATACTCCTACCAGCAGATAATCCATGACACAGGCAGCATGCCAAGGGCAGGTACATAGGTTCCATACATGTTCCTAATTATGAGAAGCAAAAGTACTAGTAGTTCCCCCAGGCCGATCACCGGATTTCTCAACGTCGGCGAGCATTTGATCGAGAGGCGGCACGATCAGCAGAAAAACATGGAGCTCCTCACTTTCTCATGGAGGCGAGGCAGCTCAGGCACCGGTACACTTCCGACAGACGTATGACCTCCTTGGCTGGACGACGCGTCCGACATATCTTCGAACTTGAGGAATGTGCCCACCTGAGCAGCAGCAAGATGGGCATAGCAAATCGGAGCAACTGCACACAAATGCGCAAGGTCAGGCACCAACAGGACAGTACAGTGATCTTACCCGAAGAGAACTAGAAATGGCATTACAATTTACAAGCTACATACCAACTGATATGGCTGTTGTGCTTCTCTGATACCTGAAATGGACACAGGCAGCAAATCAGAACAGAACTAGCTAACAGATCGCAGGGATGAAATGCCAGTGCAGTTTTCAACATACACATAAGAGAGTGAGTGCACTAGCTCCTGCAGATCATCAGGGGAGAAACCTATCTCATCGTGCAGAACATGATAATGTGTTGGCCTCGTCGTTCCCTGAAACAACAAACATCTTATAAACACAAGCAACGGAGAGCATACAAAGCAATGAGCTCACAATAAGTGCACTGCAGGTGGAAACCAGAGATAGCTTACAATCATTCCAGCATGAGCACACATGTAGAAGTCATAATTCCTTGGATGGCACACTTGTTTGTCCACAACAGTACCTACAGAAGGCCGTTTACCATTTATCTTTAGCCTCGCCATGATTTCATCACAGTAAAATGATATAACATAGGTATCAGAGAAAACTGCCTAAAGAGTTACCTGGCGGAACATTATCTGGAGATCCAGACTGAAAAAATTTGGTATGATGATTCTTCTGAGCAACAATCACTGTGAACTTTGGTGACCACTTCTCATCGAGAAATTTGCATGCCTGCATTGATTAAAAGCCAAAGAAACAGTGATGCACAATATGTGATATTTTTCAGATGAGTCCTAGGCATAATTACTACTTGATGAGCTGCATCAATTAAAAGCAAAACAATGAAAGCGATGGGCAATAGGTTACATTTAAAGAAAAATGAGCAATAGGGCATAGCTACTACTTGGTGAGTACAGAAGTTGGACGTGCAGTAGCAGGTATGGGAGGGCTAATGAAATAAACACACACCTCAATGATCTGATCAAGCTCAATGTTAATGACCTGAGTAAACTGGCTTTCACTAACTCCATCCCTAAAAAATAGAAAGTATTTACATCAGTTGCTGGGACAGCTTCAGTTAACAATTTGAGTAAATGAACATCTAAGATATTACTACAGAATTCAGAGAGATTCACAGACAACAATTTTTGAACTCGAAACCTGAAAACGATAACATGATCCGGTTTCCGTTTTCCAGAACTAGTGTAGAAGTCAATCAGCGATTCCCTGAAAAATCCCAAATGCAAAGATAAGCATCTATAGAAAGGATACTTGTGAGCAATCATAGTATACATTGGCAACAATGGTTTATCAAATAATATCTCTTACCGAATGAGGCCATCATCTTCAGTTCCTCGTGGCTTAAACAAGGAAGACATCATTTCTAGCTTAGGTGACTGAGTGTGCACCGATGCTCTGTATTTAGAGATGAGAGGCCATTGGCGAGAGCTAACCACCTAAACAACTCCAAAGGTATACAATAACCAATTAAGCACCCCAACTTAGAAATTGAGAAATCCATGCATATGACATGAGCTACAACAGTTCAGTGTGTGGAGTTATGAGAGTAAAAGTATATCCCTCTTACCGCAGCAATGGAAGGTCTATCAGATTGTCCTGGTTGACCGTGTGACACATCCATACCTAAGATGATGGTAGGTGTCTTCGATACAAGAGGTATTGAAGGGGATGCTTCAATTTGCAGCaatgagtttattccaccaAGCTGGTTAGTAACAGGGGAAGAGCAAGTCCATAAGCTTACATAAATGGATAATGCAGTAAGAAAAGACAAGGTTACGTTAAATACCTTGGCATTTATCTTCAATAGCAAATTGAGTAGGTACTGATCATTGACTCTTTGTGGAGCAAGGCATTGTGTGACAATACCGAATTCAGCAAGACACTTCCTCTTCCAAGGACCTGGTTGAAACAAAACAATGTAAATTTTGCAAGGGAGTGAATGACTTTAGGGAGTGGAAACAATGACGAACCATAAACTTCACAATTTTTCCTCTCAGGAAGAAGGCACAAGAGGAATTTCGGAGCTCCAGGAAGTTTCGATTTTATCTGTTCAAACATATCATCTACTCTTCTTGATACAGGTGCTCGCCTCAATGAGGGGCTCTCTTCAAACACATCAAAAGGTTCGGCCATTTGCTGCAAAGTTAACAAAGTTCAGTGCAAAGAAATATCAGGCGTAAAATATGTGATAAAAAGCTAAAACATACAATCCCCTTCGCAGATGCATTTCTTATGAGGTCCCGGATAAGATTTCGCACATCACAGCGTGCAGAGAAATTAACTACTGCCCACTTATCGACAGAACAGGTCTGAATCAGTTTCtgaaaaaagggaaagaaatcAGAATGTTCCTCGACCTCCTCCATACCAAGAATAAAGATATGATAAAGAAAATCATTCTGACCTTATTGTTGAAGTTCCACCGACCATTGCGTGGGAATATATCTTCACCATTGCCAGCTTTCAGCTACATGATACAATATATACTTAGACGCGGTACGTTGAATAGAACATGGAGCATGTGAAAACATACGAATTCAGAGAATCCTCACCAACCTTTGGGGGTTGCAGGACCCTTCCTTCAACTTGAGTAAAATTTTGGGCAATTGAAATGCCAGATGCCCTCAACATGGGATCAGAATCATAATTACTATGTCGAAGTGCCTTG
This window of the Oryza sativa Japonica Group chromosome 4, ASM3414082v1 genome carries:
- the LOC4335025 gene encoding protein argonaute 4B, translated to MDAHDGEADELPPPPPVPANVVPIKADDVESEVPANKPAKPKRFPMARPGLGRKGQPIQLLANHYKVSVKSSEEYFFHYNVILKYEDDRPVDGKGVGRKVIDKLQQTYRSELSSKDFAYDGEKSLFTIGALPQVTNEFTVVLEDVSTGKTAANGSPGGNDSPGGSDRKRVRRPYQTKTFKVELCFAAKIPMNAIAQAIKGQESENSQEALRVLDIILRQHSAKQGCLLVRQSFFHNNPNNFVDLGGGVMGCRGFHSSFRGTQSGLSLNIDVSTTMIVKPGPVIDFLLANQKVDHPDRIDWQKAKRALKNLRIRTTPVNSEFKIIGLSDRNCNEQMFSLRQRNGNNGDVDEVEVTVYDYFVKNKGIELRYSGNLPCINVGKPKRPTYFPIELCSLIPLQRYTKALSTLQRSSLVEKSRQKPQERMSVLNDALRHSNYDSDPMLRASGISIAQNFTQVEGRVLQPPKLKAGNGEDIFPRNGRWNFNNKKLIQTCSVDKWAVVNFSARCDVRNLIRDLIRNASAKGIQMAEPFDVFEESPSLRRAPVSRRVDDMFEQIKSKLPGAPKFLLCLLPERKNCEVYGPWKRKCLAEFGIVTQCLAPQRVNDQYLLNLLLKINAKLGGINSLLQIEASPSIPLVSKTPTIILGMDVSHGQPGQSDRPSIAAVVSSRQWPLISKYRASVHTQSPKLEMMSSLFKPRGTEDDGLIRESLIDFYTSSGKRKPDHVIVFRDGVSESQFTQVINIELDQIIEACKFLDEKWSPKFTVIVAQKNHHTKFFQSGSPDNVPPGTVVDKQVCHPRNYDFYMCAHAGMIGTTRPTHYHVLHDEIGFSPDDLQELVHSLSYVYQRSTTAISVVAPICYAHLAAAQVGTFLKFEDMSDASSSQGGHTSVGSVPVPELPRLHEKVRSSMFFC